A stretch of the Agelaius phoeniceus isolate bAgePho1 chromosome 1, bAgePho1.hap1, whole genome shotgun sequence genome encodes the following:
- the LOC143696192 gene encoding CKLF-like MARVEL transmembrane domain-containing protein 5 isoform X1: MGQPEAPGVFDLGVLRTPRGLLLAGELVLSGGVVALLSPPAPPTLAPALLQTLAGAAALGGLLLRDPPRLPPGYGTCLDLLRAISGTLIFLVAALVALASSRDALAATTFTFSLLLALVFAFDTFVTFRTRVAPGQDPDMEGG, encoded by the exons atgGGGCAGCCGGAGGCGCCGGGGGTTTTcgacctgggggtgctgagaACCCcccgggggctgctgctggccggGGAACTG gtgctgtcGGGGGGGGTGGTGGCGCTCCTGtccccccccgcgccccccacCCTGGCCCCGGCGCTGCTCCAGACCctggcgggggcggcggcgctggggGGGCTCCTGCTCAGGGACCCCCCCCGGCTGCCCCCCGGCTACGGCACCTGCCTG GACCTGCTCCGGGCCATCAGTGGCACCCTCATCTTCCTCGTGGCCGCCCTGGTGGCCTTGGCCTCGTCCCGGGACGCCCTGGCTGCCACCACCTTC accttcagcctcctcctggccttggTCTTCGCCTTCGACACCTTCGTCACCTTCCGCACGCGGGTGGCACCGGGACAGG ATCCCGACATGGAGGGTGGCTGA
- the LOC143696192 gene encoding uncharacterized protein LOC143696192 isoform X2 produces the protein MTPRCPLCPQVLSGGVVALLSPPAPPTLAPALLQTLAGAAALGGLLLRDPPRLPPGYGTCLDLLRAISGTLIFLVAALVALASSRDALAATTFTFSLLLALVFAFDTFVTFRTRVAPGQDPDMEGG, from the exons ATGacccctcggtgtcccctctgtccccag gtgctgtcGGGGGGGGTGGTGGCGCTCCTGtccccccccgcgccccccacCCTGGCCCCGGCGCTGCTCCAGACCctggcgggggcggcggcgctggggGGGCTCCTGCTCAGGGACCCCCCCCGGCTGCCCCCCGGCTACGGCACCTGCCTG GACCTGCTCCGGGCCATCAGTGGCACCCTCATCTTCCTCGTGGCCGCCCTGGTGGCCTTGGCCTCGTCCCGGGACGCCCTGGCTGCCACCACCTTC accttcagcctcctcctggccttggTCTTCGCCTTCGACACCTTCGTCACCTTCCGCACGCGGGTGGCACCGGGACAGG ATCCCGACATGGAGGGTGGCTGA